A single window of Streptomyces xanthii DNA harbors:
- a CDS encoding M4 family metallopeptidase — translation MRSTSTSHRSASVRRRATAAAAVGAVSALLAVAFQSGPATAADARDGGPAAAKVTANMARGADKGALPAKLTPSQRAELIRKANAGKADTAKDLRLGAQEKLVVRDVIQDRDGTTHTRYERTYAGLPVLGGDMVVDTAKSGARQGVTKASKAQLKGVDTTADVKPATAEAQALKLAKADGSKRTEADRAPRKVVWLGEGSKGQPTLAYETVVGGLQDDGTPNELHVITDAATGKKLHEWQGIENGTGNTQYSGQVTLGSTQSGSTYNLTDGARGGHKTYNLNHGTSGTGTLFSGSDDVWGNGSPSNLETAGADAAYGAAETWDYYKNVQGRSGIRGDGVGAYSRVHYGNNYVNAFWDDSCFCMTYGDGTNNAAPLTSLDVAAHEMTHGVTSATAGLVYSGESGGLNEATSDIMAAAVEFYSNTSADPGDYLVGEKIDINGDGTPLRYMDKPSKDGASKDSWYSGVGNVDVHYSSGVANHFFYLLSEGSGAKTVNGVNYDSPTSDGLPVTGIGRDKAALIWFKALTTKFTSTTNYAAARTGTLAAAGDLYGTTSAEYKAVQDAWAGVNVGTRSGGGDPGTGKVFTNDTNVNIPDYPGTAVTSSVTVSGVSGNAPSTLQVGVDIVHTYSGDLVVDLVAPDGSVYNLSNRSGGSADNIQKTFTVNASSEVANGTWKLRVQDKASYDTGYINSFKLTFP, via the coding sequence TTGAGAAGCACCTCCACCTCCCACAGATCCGCCTCCGTCCGACGCCGCGCGACCGCCGCCGCGGCCGTGGGCGCCGTATCGGCCCTGCTGGCCGTGGCGTTCCAGTCGGGTCCGGCCACCGCGGCCGACGCCCGTGACGGCGGCCCCGCCGCCGCGAAGGTCACCGCGAACATGGCGCGCGGCGCCGACAAGGGCGCCCTGCCCGCGAAGCTGACCCCCTCCCAGCGCGCCGAGCTGATCCGCAAGGCGAACGCCGGCAAGGCGGACACCGCCAAGGACCTGCGCCTGGGCGCCCAGGAGAAGCTCGTCGTCCGCGACGTGATCCAGGACCGCGACGGCACGACGCACACCCGCTACGAGCGGACCTACGCGGGTCTGCCCGTCCTGGGCGGCGACATGGTCGTCGACACCGCGAAGTCCGGTGCGCGGCAGGGCGTGACGAAGGCGTCCAAGGCGCAGCTCAAGGGCGTGGACACCACGGCGGACGTGAAGCCGGCGACGGCCGAGGCGCAGGCGCTGAAGCTGGCGAAGGCCGACGGTTCGAAGCGGACCGAGGCCGACCGGGCGCCGCGCAAGGTCGTGTGGCTGGGCGAGGGTTCCAAGGGGCAGCCCACGCTCGCGTACGAGACGGTGGTCGGGGGCCTCCAGGACGACGGCACGCCCAACGAGCTGCACGTCATCACCGACGCGGCGACCGGCAAGAAGCTGCACGAGTGGCAGGGCATCGAGAACGGCACGGGCAACACGCAGTACAGCGGCCAGGTCACCCTGGGCTCCACGCAGTCGGGTTCGACGTACAACCTGACCGACGGCGCCCGCGGCGGCCACAAGACGTACAACCTGAACCACGGCACGTCGGGCACCGGCACGCTCTTCTCGGGCTCCGACGACGTGTGGGGCAACGGCTCCCCCTCCAACCTGGAGACGGCGGGCGCCGACGCCGCGTACGGCGCCGCGGAGACGTGGGACTACTACAAGAACGTGCAGGGCCGCAGCGGCATCCGTGGGGACGGTGTCGGCGCGTACAGCCGGGTGCACTACGGCAACAACTACGTCAACGCGTTCTGGGACGACAGCTGCTTCTGCATGACGTACGGCGACGGCACCAACAACGCCGCCCCGCTGACCTCGCTCGACGTGGCGGCGCACGAGATGACGCACGGTGTCACCTCGGCCACCGCGGGCCTGGTCTACAGCGGTGAGTCCGGTGGCCTGAACGAGGCGACCTCGGACATCATGGCCGCGGCCGTCGAGTTCTACTCGAACACCTCCGCCGACCCGGGCGACTACCTCGTCGGCGAGAAGATCGACATCAACGGCGACGGCACCCCGCTGCGTTACATGGACAAGCCGAGCAAGGACGGCGCGTCCAAGGACTCGTGGTACTCGGGCGTCGGCAACGTCGACGTGCACTACTCGTCGGGTGTCGCCAACCACTTCTTCTACCTGCTCAGCGAGGGCAGCGGCGCCAAGACCGTCAACGGGGTCAACTACGACTCGCCGACCTCCGACGGCCTCCCGGTCACCGGCATCGGCCGCGACAAGGCCGCGCTGATCTGGTTCAAGGCGCTCACCACGAAGTTCACGTCGACCACCAACTACGCGGCGGCCCGCACCGGCACGCTCGCGGCGGCCGGCGACCTGTACGGCACGACGTCCGCCGAGTACAAGGCGGTCCAGGACGCGTGGGCCGGCGTCAACGTCGGCACCCGCTCCGGCGGCGGCGACCCGGGCACCGGCAAGGTGTTCACCAACGACACGAACGTCAACATCCCGGACTACCCGGGTACGGCGGTCACCTCGTCCGTGACGGTCTCCGGCGTCAGCGGCAACGCGCCGTCGACCCTCCAGGTCGGCGTGGACATCGTCCACACCTACAGCGGTGACCTGGTCGTCGACCTGGTCGCCCCCGACGGCTCGGTCTACAACCTGAGCAACCGGTCCGGCGGCAGCGCCGACAACATCCAGAAGACGTTCACCGTGAACGCCTCCTCCGAGGTCGCCAACGGCACCTGGAAGCTGCGCGTCCAGGACAAGGCGTCCTACGACACCGGGTACATCAACAGCTTCAAGCTGACGTTCCCGTAA